GTGATCTTTTTCATCGAATCGAGAAGGCCATTAATCAGCGACAGATCATTTAGAAGATCATTCTTCCAGGAGTCGACATCCATATCACTTAAACTGATCTTTACTTTTCCACCAACTGCAATATTCTCAGGAAAGGCGATATCATCATCATCAACATCAAAGTCCTCCATAACCGATGCGAAATCCATAGCCCTTGTAGCTGCACCGCTTTCCTGAAACTGCTGTATGGTTGTAAGTGTGCTAAGAAGATTTGCTCTAAGAGCACCCAGCGTTTTCCTGAAAGCATGAACTGAACTCTCAAGTCTTTTAAGCAGGTTGGTGGTCATCAATGCCTGAAGACTGCGCTCACGGTCAGATTGCTTGAGTTTCCCGCGGCCCCCAAAAACTTTTGTGTCGTACTGCTCTTCATACTTTCTCATGCGGCTTGGAAGAATGTAGCTGAGAGGGGCATACATCGCAAGCTTTAGAAGAGAAAGCTGAGTAAAAATCTCATTAAAACTGAGAACATCTTTACGACTGGTTAGTGGGCTGTGAAATGAGAGCGGTTTTCTACGTTCAGGGAATGAACCAATATCCTTTGTATCGTAGAAGGTCTGGATGTGCTTGCGCGATCGTGCAATGGTCACACTGTCGAGAAGCTCAAAGAAATCAAACTCCAGTGAATCGAGAATCGCTTTTGATGTGCGCTCTTCCAGGGGCAGTTTCGCCCAAAGATTAAATGCGGCCTGAGCGCGACGAAATATCTCTTCGATAGTGTGGCTTGTTCGCAGCTTTTTGTTGAGTGATTCAGAATCACCCTCATAGGCCAGAGCAAGCTGGTTTCGAAGATCATTGAAACGATTATTAACCGGAGTGGCAGAGAGCATGAGCACTTTAGTTTTCACACCTTCGCGAATCACCCTGTTCATGAGTTTTTGGTAGCGGGTCTCATGCTCCTTGTAAGCATCATTGTTACGAAAGTTGTGGGATTCATCAATAACCACCAGATCATAATTACCCCAGTTGACCCGGTTTAAAGGCATTCCAAAAGAGCTGCCCGATGATCGCGACAGATCCGTATGACAGAGCACATCATAGTTAAAACGGTCTCCTGCAAAGAGATTCGTTTTGAGGTTTGCATTATAATTGAGCCAGTTATCGGCAAGCTTTTTGGGACATAGCACCAGGACCGAGCGATTACGCAGCTCATAATATTTAATCACAGCCAATGCGGTGAATGTTTTTCCCAAACCTACGCTATCAGCCAGGATACAGCCGTTATAGGTTTCGAGCTTGTTGATGATTCCAACCGCTGCATCCCTCTGGAAGTTATAGAGTTTTTTCCAAATCTCTGTTTCCTGGTAACCGGTGCGATCGTTTGGCAGCACATCTTCACTGACATCCTCAAGAAACTCATTGAAAATGTTGTAGAGCATGAGAAAGTAGATGCGTTCAGGCGAATTCTCCTGATAAACGGATGCGATATGTTCGCATATAGCCGTGGTCACATCCTCGAGTTTTTCGGGATCATTCCAGATCTGATCAAAGAGCTGCAGATAGGTTTGTGTAAGTTCTGCCTTATCGAAACGATTGACCAGATTAGAAACCGCATCACTTTGCTGATATCCAAGATCCACAGCGGTAAACCCATGAAGAGGCATATAAGCGGTTGTGTTTTCGGTGCTTTGAACACAGGCAAACTGCTGCATCAATGCATTCGATCTGTTTGAGCGAAACACGGCCTTTTTTCTGATCCACTCTGCACACTCACGGGCGATAGCCCGTTGTGTGAGCTTGTTTCTGAGCTGAATTTCAAATTCAGAGCCATACAAAGCATGCTCACGCCCACATTTTGGAATAAAAAACTCCCGATGTTCTTTGCGAAATTTGTCGGTTACCTCATTGGGAACGAAGGTCGGAGCCGTAAAAATAAACTCAAGAGCTTCAATTTTTGAAAGTTCAGCTTTGAGAGCTTCAAAAGCATAGATCGAAAAACAGGAAGCAGCTATTCGCAGCCGTGATTTAGGCTTTATGGTGGTTTTTAGGTCATCGCCAAGGAGGGAGTTAATATTATCGATGATTCTCATACCGGAGTAACCTCATAAATGGAGCGTTTAGAGGTACCCGGACTAACCACAGCGCATCCACCGCAAGCGCAGTCTATAGCGCTTAATTGGGTGGTGTTGAGAGTGGTTAGTTCGAAATAGGGCATTTTTGAGACCGAGATTTTCTTGTATGAGATAGTTATAATATAGTATAGATAAAATAAAGTCTGGAGGGGGTTTGGGAAAGAGGTTTTAGGGGTGGTTAAACATTGGCTTTATACTTTTTTATAAGATTGTAGTGTAATACGACTTTCTACCTATTATAATGAATACTATAGGGTAATTTCTAGACCTCTTAATCCTTTCCCATTCCTTTAAATCAATATGTGTAGATGGCACAGGTACATCTTCTGGATGCGTATGCCATTCACCTAAATAAGTGAGTTTCCCTTTACTAGCTAATTTCAGTCTATTTAGAATTTGAATGTGTCGTGGGTCTTTCCTCTCAAAATAGAACGGCCTCCTTATGTCCCCAATCTGAGGAGTTGTGATATATCTTACATCAAAATGTCTACCTCTTAAATACCCAATAAGTAATCCACCAGCCTCATTATCAAAATTTCGATTCTGTTGAAATGACAGTATCATTTTCGCTGTTTTTTTCGAAAAGATCATAAATGAAGGTGATTTACTGTTTATTTTAATTCCTTTATAAAGCGTTAACCACATAAAAGACATTTTTCCATGGGTAGGATCGATTCTTCTGTTATTTCACTAACAGGATCTAATTTCTGTTCAAAAAAATTAGAAGAAAAATCATTCTTTAACCACTTTTTCAATACATGAACTCCCAATAAACTGGCGTACAATGAGGCACTAATTGGAAATGGTATAAAAACAGATCTGCACGAATCTCTCAAAATAATATCTTCATGTTGATCACTGGAATACTTTTTCACTTTGATACATTGATGACAGGTTAAATTCTGTGCAGAAACTAAATAACTTTGAACATATTGTCCTTGTCCTTTTATCCAAATAGAAATAAGGTCGGGTGACTCTTTACCACTCTTTTTTAAGGAAAGTATCTTTTCTGCTAACCATGTAGTTATTGCAATTTCACCTGTAGTATCTAGTATCAGATCATACCCTTTAAGCGAATGCTGAGTAATACACTCAGAAAACATATCAATTTTACTGAACGGAAAATCTTCTAATAATTTATATTTCAAAACTTCAGTTTTATAATAACCAGTCGCTTTTATGCCAAGATAATGTCTTGATAAATTATAAGGTTCGTAAATATCATTATCAATAAGTTGAAGACGGCCACTTGGCCCATTTCCAGCACCATTTCTGATTATTAACGGTGCTAAATTACTTCCAATTGTGCCAAGCCCTAATAATAATATCTTTTTATTATCCAGGGTAGTATCTTTAGGGGTATTTGCAGTTAGAAGAATAGATTTTGAGTAATTATCAACCCATATCCTCTTTACAATATATGTATTAGAAGCAAACAAATCTCTTGCAACTCTTGATCTGACAGGTCTCCTACCATTACTGTGAATCGAGGATAAAGGGCCAAAAAAGAAACCGAATACTAGATTTCTCGATTTTACCCTGAATAAAACATTTGTACCATTAAACCTAATACCATCTAGAATTGCTTTTTTAATATCATTGAAGATTATTTCATAATCCTTTAACCATGCTTTAATTGATTCAAAGTTTGTGGGTGGCCAATCAGCATTTAATATAGGCAAATCCTCTAAATCAAATATTCTGATTTTTTGTAATCCATCAGTATCATGGCCCCAGATGTTTTCTTTTGAACTTAATACCTTTTTATCTACAAGGTATACATTATTCAACTCATTTTGAATATCTCCGTGATAAGACAGATCTGCGCACCAGTATTGTCTAAATTCACGCCATATTTCTTCTATATCATTATAAGGTGTATATTCTAATACATTTTTCACGGATGAAATACAAAAATTTACCACACCATATGGATTATACACATCAAAGTCTCTACTTCCATCTTCATAGCATAATTTCCACTTACAGTCTAAATGCGGAAATATGTAAGGCTCTAAACCCGCTACAGATCTGTTTTGCAAGTATGCACTAGGAAACTCAATCAAATCGCTATTTTTGAAATGAAATTCGACTTCCAAGGTTCCAAACCGATCAGTAACAATGTTCCCACCATATTTGACCACATCGGACTCTTTCAACTGTATATCGGGTTTAAATGTAAATCCATATTTGTAAAAAGCAGCCGTAAAAGAAGGTAAATGGTTCAACCTGCTCTACTCCGGTTATCTGGCATACGGTTTTCACAATTATCCGAAATTGGAGTGTTTAGAACAGTATCTCTTATATCGTTTTTATATTCACTATCTTGTGGAAATCTCTTCCCTAAATGTTGTCTTATCATTTGACATGCTTTAGAACATGATTCTACATCACCAATTATTACTCTTTCTAAAGCAAGTTTGAACTCTTCTGACCATGTTAACATTTGATAATTAGTTACGCTGTCAATAGAAATAATTTCTGTAGGTTCAGCAGGATTCCTTACCTGGCCATTAGCAAAAGATGACATACCCTTTAGCACATCAAGTAAAGCTAAGTCATCTCGACCATTGATTTCAGATTTAATGATATTATCTGCAATGATCATCAAATATATTGAACTAGGCCCTCCTTCTTTCCATTTAAAATCTCTCCAAGCTTTTAAATATCTGCAAACACGCCTAAGTTGCTCTCCTTTAACTTGAAATGATTTTTTAAAATAATCATTAAGTTTCTTTGGGTCCGACGGTTTCCATCCATCGACCCTATGCGCCAAAAGTACTTGTTCTTTTATAGTTTGCCAATCTGATAAAGAATCCATACTAATTGAAAATTCTGCTCTATGGGCAGCAGTTGCTTCTTTAATCAGTTGGAAAGATTTATCAGGAATAGAGTACAATGGGATGTCGATGTGAATAAGTTTGTTAACAATGACCCGCGAGCATGTCTTTTTGGCGGTCGAAACGCCATCCCAATTCTCTTCATAAACAAGTCGTTTTAAGATCTCATCAACAATTTGAAAGAAAACCGTTGCAGCGACTTCAGGGCGGCCAGTTTCTTCAATTATAGTTAGTGGTAAATAACATCCTAAATCATGATCAATCTGCTGTGGTGGGCTGATGCATGGTTTGTTCTGCGTCTTATAAACTGAAGACCCTTGAGACATAAACCTTGGGAACACCGTAACACCATGCTTATGTTTCAGAATCTTAGCTATATCAGTTCGAAGCCTTTCCAAAATCTTAGTCTTTGCTTCCTTCAAAACAACTTTTTCTGCATCTGTAAGATTTAGGTTGCACAGGAAACCATCTGTGTTTCTGGTAAATAGAGGTGATAGATTACGCATTATCCTACTCCATGTGATTAGGTGCCTGAATAACTGGGTGATTTTTCAATTGATTTGATATAGTATTGTTATGAGCCGTGGATCTTTGTTTGACCGGGTTTAAAATTGTTAAGAAAACCAGAAAAACTGTTGATGTTACTAACAATAAATACAGCGTTTGAAAGTGTGAAAATCTTTTAAATTTCTTGGATTTATCTTTTGATTTATCTTTGTAAGCAGGTGGCATTATTGTCATATCATTTCCGTAAAACCCATTCGAATGGAAGCCTAATGCACTCTCAATTTTTACTATTACATCCCTATTGTTACAAAATCCTTTCGAGATTTCGCGAACAAAGTAGAATGAGGCTGCACTATATGTTAAAATAAAACCACTAGTGATGAATTTTTGTAATGTATCTAATTGTACTTCAACCAACAAACCCCAAATCAAGCCGATTCCAAGACCTAGTATCCACAGTGTAAATGTTGTACTTCGTTCACGCATTTTATGTTCAGCATTATAGCGCTCATTCAGCATATTGGTTAGTGAAGAAATCTTTTCACTGGATGTCATCTGGAATATATCGGGGCTCACGTTTGTTTGATTATCTTGAAAAAATTCGTTTTCTAAGCTTGTAGTGTCGCTTTGTAATTCTAAAGTATCATCCATTGCCACTATATTCTCCAGAGTTCATTTTCGGTTATGACACATACTTAAGTAACAATAATCTATAAACCCACAACCTCAATTTCTGATATTCATCTCAACTTCTCATATTTCCCACTCATTATACCCACTATCCTCCCAATCTCATCCCTCAACACCATCGGGCTAACAATCTCAGCATCCGCTCCATATTTCTATACATCCATCAATAGTTCACAGCTATCGCAATAGGGGATTTTGAGAACGTAGGTTTGATCACTTTCCCAGACCCCCTCCTGTTTGGGATGCCAGAACTCCTGAGACACCTCCCGGGCTGCAATACCGCTAAACCTGATCTCTGCAACAGATTGTGCCGGACCAGTAAAGATCCCATAGGAGTTACCGAAAAACTGGCGCATTGTATCAATACTTACCTCTTTGCATGACTGATCTGTGGGCACAAACGGAAGAGATTCTGTTTAATGCAAACTCCCACAGCCCCTCCTTTTTGTGACACCACGCATCAACATACCAGTATCCTAATTATATTTTATAACCTGAGTGAGACAAACCGGTCCGCAGGCAACAGAAACTAATTCACCTGAACACATTATCATTATGCCACTCTAAAAACTCCCCACTCGGCATATCATTTACCCGCGCCGGTAATGATCTTAACTCCTTACCCTGGTACTGGTAATAATCGCGTCCATTTTCAAACTCTTCCCTAATCCTACCACTCACCTCTACTCTTAGATTTTTGGTCACAGTAATATAGCC
This portion of the Chitinispirillales bacterium ANBcel5 genome encodes:
- a CDS encoding helicase-related protein produces the protein MRIIDNINSLLGDDLKTTIKPKSRLRIAASCFSIYAFEALKAELSKIEALEFIFTAPTFVPNEVTDKFRKEHREFFIPKCGREHALYGSEFEIQLRNKLTQRAIARECAEWIRKKAVFRSNRSNALMQQFACVQSTENTTAYMPLHGFTAVDLGYQQSDAVSNLVNRFDKAELTQTYLQLFDQIWNDPEKLEDVTTAICEHIASVYQENSPERIYFLMLYNIFNEFLEDVSEDVLPNDRTGYQETEIWKKLYNFQRDAAVGIINKLETYNGCILADSVGLGKTFTALAVIKYYELRNRSVLVLCPKKLADNWLNYNANLKTNLFAGDRFNYDVLCHTDLSRSSGSSFGMPLNRVNWGNYDLVVIDESHNFRNNDAYKEHETRYQKLMNRVIREGVKTKVLMLSATPVNNRFNDLRNQLALAYEGDSESLNKKLRTSHTIEEIFRRAQAAFNLWAKLPLEERTSKAILDSLEFDFFELLDSVTIARSRKHIQTFYDTKDIGSFPERRKPLSFHSPLTSRKDVLSFNEIFTQLSLLKLAMYAPLSYILPSRMRKYEEQYDTKVFGGRGKLKQSDRERSLQALMTTNLLKRLESSVHAFRKTLGALRANLLSTLTTIQQFQESGAATRAMDFASVMEDFDVDDDDIAFPENIAVGGKVKISLSDMDVDSWKNDLLNDLSLINGLLDSMKKITPEQDSKLQHLKDLINDKILNPINSGNKKILIFTAFADTADYLYENIADEFLSSEGLHTGKVTGKGAPRSTINKSFDFMSLLTLFSPRSKDKKLILPDETAEIDILIATDCISEGQNLQDCDFLVNYDIHWNPVRIIQRFGRIDRIGSVNEIIQLVNYWPDISLDEYICLKERVENRMVIADMSATGDDNILTHQNNELAYRKEQLRRLQDEVIELEDLKTGVSITDLGLNEFRMDLLQYMKSNGDIEKAPRGMHAVIPAIPEVGLMPGSIFVLRNINSSLNANQHNQLHPYYLVYISGSGEVVIRHTEAKRLLDLIRTSCRGQDKPLAEVCSVFNRETDEGRTMSYYSNLLTAAIHSIVEVKAEKDIDSLFTAERTTALVDNIAGLSDFELICFLVVQEER
- a CDS encoding Mov34/MPN/PAD-1 family protein, which produces MWLTLYKGIKINSKSPSFMIFSKKTAKMILSFQQNRNFDNEAGGLLIGYLRGRHFDVRYITTPQIGDIRRPFYFERKDPRHIQILNRLKLASKGKLTYLGEWHTHPEDVPVPSTHIDLKEWERIKRSRNYPIVFIIIGRKSYYTTIL
- a CDS encoding ThiF family adenylyltransferase produces the protein MNHLPSFTAAFYKYGFTFKPDIQLKESDVVKYGGNIVTDRFGTLEVEFHFKNSDLIEFPSAYLQNRSVAGLEPYIFPHLDCKWKLCYEDGSRDFDVYNPYGVVNFCISSVKNVLEYTPYNDIEEIWREFRQYWCADLSYHGDIQNELNNVYLVDKKVLSSKENIWGHDTDGLQKIRIFDLEDLPILNADWPPTNFESIKAWLKDYEIIFNDIKKAILDGIRFNGTNVLFRVKSRNLVFGFFFGPLSSIHSNGRRPVRSRVARDLFASNTYIVKRIWVDNYSKSILLTANTPKDTTLDNKKILLLGLGTIGSNLAPLIIRNGAGNGPSGRLQLIDNDIYEPYNLSRHYLGIKATGYYKTEVLKYKLLEDFPFSKIDMFSECITQHSLKGYDLILDTTGEIAITTWLAEKILSLKKSGKESPDLISIWIKGQGQYVQSYLVSAQNLTCHQCIKVKKYSSDQHEDIILRDSCRSVFIPFPISASLYASLLGVHVLKKWLKNDFSSNFFEQKLDPVSEITEESILPMEKCLLCG
- a CDS encoding CBASS cGAMP synthase is translated as MRNLSPLFTRNTDGFLCNLNLTDAEKVVLKEAKTKILERLRTDIAKILKHKHGVTVFPRFMSQGSSVYKTQNKPCISPPQQIDHDLGCYLPLTIIEETGRPEVAATVFFQIVDEILKRLVYEENWDGVSTAKKTCSRVIVNKLIHIDIPLYSIPDKSFQLIKEATAAHRAEFSISMDSLSDWQTIKEQVLLAHRVDGWKPSDPKKLNDYFKKSFQVKGEQLRRVCRYLKAWRDFKWKEGGPSSIYLMIIADNIIKSEINGRDDLALLDVLKGMSSFANGQVRNPAEPTEIISIDSVTNYQMLTWSEEFKLALERVIIGDVESCSKACQMIRQHLGKRFPQDSEYKNDIRDTVLNTPISDNCENRMPDNRSRAG